The genomic window GGCAGTCCGGATCAGGAGTTCGGCGACGGAGCTGACCGGCGGGAGCCCCAACTCCTCCACGGAGTCGGCGATGACGGCGATCCGGCGGTAGAACAGGTCGGTCACCGCGACGGCGAGGGCGTCCTTGTTCTCGTAGTGGAAGTAGACCGCACCCTTGGTCATTCCGGCCGACTGGGCCACGTCCAGGATGGTGACGGCGGGATAGCCCTTGGCGGCGAACGCCTGGGCGGCGGCGGTGAGTACGCGCTCCCGTGTCCGAACCGCTCGCTCCTGCTTGAGTTCCTTGGTGCTCACCTGGAGCGGAGTGCCGAAGGTCTCACCGGACGTTGCCATGATCATCTACTTCCGCTCTTTTGAAGAAACCTGCTCGAAGGTATATTCGCCGTCGAGGGTCGGGCCTCGCACTGGCCGGCCCCGATCTCGAGGGGGAGAAG from Streptomyces sp. FIT100 includes these protein-coding regions:
- a CDS encoding ScbR family autoregulator-binding transcription factor, giving the protein MATSGETFGTPLQVSTKELKQERAVRTRERVLTAAAQAFAAKGYPAVTILDVAQSAGMTKGAVYFHYENKDALAVAVTDLFYRRIAVIADSVEELGLPPVSSVAELLIRTAVAFRDETVLQAGARLQLERQLIGAQLPLPYEAYTNLITSWLARRAEAGGPGDIPSPATLATVLVSAFFGAQHISWVLNNRADLLERTLAVVRTIIPWAEEEVELCPSAQGR